In Candidatus Hydrogenedentota bacterium, a single window of DNA contains:
- a CDS encoding GNAT family N-acetyltransferase translates to MTVRIRPARREDAAQAAPLIFSAGPSAFNFVFSHRTRLGAEGFIAHAFKSERGEFSWRYHRVAELDGEVVGTAVGYTGAMAKAFLWPAVGHIFHCYGLIGAVRVIRRGLQIEKIIVPPSRQDMFYIGNVAVLPALRGRGIGRRIMAHMHAEGRDLGATLCALDVSAENPRAQALYTQLGYRVVKENPSRLVNAAGRVADHRRMELEL, encoded by the coding sequence ATGACCGTGAGAATTCGCCCCGCCCGCCGCGAAGACGCGGCCCAGGCCGCACCGCTTATCTTCAGCGCGGGACCAAGCGCCTTCAACTTTGTCTTTTCCCATCGCACACGCCTCGGAGCCGAGGGCTTCATCGCCCACGCTTTCAAGAGCGAGCGCGGCGAATTCAGTTGGCGCTACCATCGCGTGGCGGAGCTGGATGGCGAAGTCGTGGGCACGGCCGTCGGCTACACCGGGGCCATGGCGAAGGCTTTTCTCTGGCCCGCCGTGGGGCATATCTTTCACTGCTATGGCCTCATCGGGGCTGTCCGCGTCATCCGGCGCGGGCTGCAAATCGAGAAAATCATCGTGCCGCCGTCGCGCCAGGATATGTTCTATATCGGCAATGTCGCCGTGCTGCCCGCGCTGCGCGGCCGGGGCATTGGGCGGCGGATCATGGCGCACATGCACGCGGAAGGCCGTGACCTCGGCGCTACCCTGTGCGCGCTCGACGTTTCCGCGGAGAATCCCCGCGCTCAGGCGCTCTACACGCAACTGGGCTATCGCGTGGTGAAGGAGAATCCGAGCAGGCTGGTCAACGCGGCGGGCCGGGTGGCGGATCACCGGCGGATGGAGCTGGAATTGTGA
- a CDS encoding antibiotic biosynthesis monooxygenase has product MEPVHVAITRLVQPGKEAAFEKAMYAFIERSIGVHGVTGVHLLRPAPGADSREYGILRSFESREARDAFYASDLFAAWEEEVAPLVESGCSKRELHGLEAFFQRGAIGAPPRWKMALLTWMGVFPSVVVWSAILRPPLHALPVVATTAVITGFVVLTLAWGVMPVLTRAFAPWLRAGDASPISMK; this is encoded by the coding sequence ATGGAGCCGGTTCACGTAGCCATTACCCGATTGGTACAACCCGGAAAGGAAGCGGCGTTTGAGAAGGCCATGTATGCCTTCATCGAGCGTTCCATCGGCGTACACGGTGTCACCGGGGTACACCTGCTGCGGCCGGCGCCCGGCGCGGACAGCCGCGAATACGGCATCCTGCGCTCCTTCGAAAGCCGCGAGGCGCGCGACGCGTTCTACGCTTCCGACCTCTTCGCGGCGTGGGAAGAAGAAGTCGCGCCCCTGGTCGAGAGCGGCTGCAGCAAGCGAGAATTGCACGGACTCGAAGCCTTCTTTCAGCGGGGGGCCATTGGCGCACCGCCGCGATGGAAAATGGCGCTGCTCACATGGATGGGGGTGTTTCCCTCGGTGGTGGTGTGGTCCGCGATTTTACGCCCACCGCTCCACGCCTTGCCCGTGGTCGCCACCACCGCCGTGATCACCGGCTTCGTGGTGTTGACGCTGGCCTGGGGCGTGATGCCCGTGTTGACGAGAGCCTTCGCCCCATGGCTGAGGGCGGGCGACGCGTCGCCCATTTCGATGAAATAG
- a CDS encoding family 10 glycosylhydrolase, giving the protein MIRFILLVTALLSTVSAYAEAPFRAAYVHLHRVAIPGDSLEKRLADIDKSIANAKRAGLNILMPYAADSSGRSYYPGTYHPESLYGDWDALGAYINAARAAGLTVYPAVPVLICGHDAPAGILLRHPEWALREKDGALGGYISAANPEARAWITGMLKEVVARYQLEGVLLDYLRYPNKPVDLDPVGAAAFAAANPDGKHAITDRGDTPWQRFKESQLTMLMADIKAALPDTTLALYCWGPHVASGHYVGQRWADWAKAGYLDIVNVSGYCYTDNYGEKYLEVFRQRLADARALVKPEESDARFTFCLGVVTSHGKIKSASEIPEYIAAAKEAGIEGVAYFTLNTLGELSGTGSPP; this is encoded by the coding sequence ATGATTCGCTTCATCCTTCTGGTGACGGCACTGTTATCAACCGTGTCCGCCTATGCCGAAGCACCGTTCCGCGCGGCCTATGTACATCTTCACCGCGTGGCTATTCCCGGCGACTCGTTGGAGAAGCGCCTCGCCGATATTGACAAGAGCATTGCAAATGCCAAGCGCGCGGGGCTCAATATTCTTATGCCCTATGCGGCGGATTCGTCGGGCCGCTCGTATTACCCCGGCACGTATCATCCCGAATCGCTCTATGGCGACTGGGACGCGCTCGGGGCCTATATCAATGCGGCGCGGGCCGCAGGCCTGACCGTATACCCCGCAGTACCCGTGCTGATCTGTGGACACGATGCGCCCGCGGGCATTCTGTTAAGACATCCCGAGTGGGCGCTGCGCGAGAAGGACGGCGCACTCGGCGGCTACATTTCCGCCGCGAATCCCGAGGCGCGTGCATGGATCACCGGGATGCTGAAGGAGGTCGTGGCACGCTATCAACTCGAGGGTGTGCTGCTGGATTATCTGCGCTACCCGAACAAGCCCGTGGACCTCGATCCCGTCGGTGCGGCGGCCTTCGCTGCGGCGAATCCGGACGGAAAACACGCCATCACGGATCGCGGCGACACACCCTGGCAGCGTTTCAAAGAATCCCAGCTCACGATGCTGATGGCGGATATCAAGGCCGCCCTGCCAGACACGACGCTGGCGCTTTATTGCTGGGGGCCCCACGTGGCCAGCGGTCATTACGTGGGGCAGCGCTGGGCCGACTGGGCGAAGGCGGGCTATCTCGATATCGTGAATGTTTCCGGCTATTGCTACACGGACAACTATGGCGAGAAATACTTGGAAGTATTTCGCCAGCGCCTCGCGGACGCCCGTGCGCTCGTGAAACCGGAAGAGAGCGATGCGCGATTCACCTTCTGCCTCGGCGTGGTGACGAGTCACGGTAAGATCAAGTCGGCCTCGGAGATTCCGGAGTACATCGCCGCCGCGAAGGAAGCGGGTATCGAGGGTGTGGCGTATTTTACGTTGAATACCCTGGGTGAGCTCTCAGGGACAGGGTCGCCCCCATGA
- a CDS encoding DEAD/DEAH box helicase: protein MKIEGLIRYDIPEAVVDLWRRTESGELLPLQEAAVKRKDLFGGGNLLIQAPTSSGKTFVGEMAAIHTALRQKQVVYLVPLKALAEEKYRSFSEKYSAYGLKVIISTRDHRDFDGDLERGDFSIAVVVYEKLSQLLVRRPERGVEIDLVIADELEILSDSERGAGVELLLTRLLQGRCRLIGLSAVIGGAEKLAQWMGADLLQSDQRPVELRYGVLHEGRFRYRTYNRPGEGVEELVDACSESAEEALLLNVETFARRGESSIVFVRAKHDSRRGADRIAAQVDLPPAVKAVAALELLEPTRSRDGLIAVLEHGVAFHNSDLSPDERHVVEEAFRNGEALIMVSTSTLAVGLNLPARNVFVTTEKWCYDERLGMPWKTPVLHMEYENMGGRAGRFGAGHEFGRSILVASSPFEQEACWRKYVEGEREVIDPQLARSPLEDHVLRLVASRHCRSVCELVGLLERTLSGRWVWAETCPLEEVAGRVRAALHRCVEAGMVADLSADDDALLQATPLGLAVASKGISLATAREIHAWIAASSSRSWCEADVLLALASTPDGRQAQVMLTTREYDEADYSAKLKALTWDEPSDADVPLNRIRASRLQPFFEEVRAIKVTLFLMDWLAEAPVCTIEERYNTMAGQILAAAAQLSWLLDATDAMTMALGLEMGSTSRLGILARRVALGLSPGRADLAVATGLSRSECLNLADAGLDEADAVLETSDAVLQRLVPREHVAALRAWAAANRTAGTAPVFSELLAGDGPILVVDERRPNEVRLEGRAIPLQKKQFQLLRLLAESPGDCVPYETIYTELWGETIVEQNQIHYQKRTLLQRVREHCPDWEDRLIETRNKCGFVLALEPEAVRHVRREAAVGV from the coding sequence ATGAAAATCGAAGGGTTGATTCGTTACGACATTCCCGAGGCGGTGGTGGATCTGTGGCGGCGGACGGAAAGCGGGGAGTTGCTGCCGCTCCAGGAGGCCGCGGTGAAGCGCAAGGACCTCTTTGGCGGGGGCAACCTGCTGATCCAGGCGCCCACGAGCTCGGGCAAGACCTTTGTGGGCGAGATGGCGGCGATCCATACGGCGCTGCGGCAGAAACAGGTGGTCTACCTGGTACCGCTTAAGGCGCTGGCGGAGGAGAAGTACCGCTCCTTCTCCGAAAAGTACTCCGCCTACGGCCTCAAGGTCATCATCTCCACCCGGGACCATCGGGACTTCGATGGCGATCTGGAACGGGGTGATTTCTCCATCGCCGTCGTGGTCTATGAAAAACTCTCCCAGCTCCTGGTGCGGCGACCGGAGCGCGGTGTGGAGATCGATCTGGTCATTGCGGATGAGCTGGAAATCCTCTCCGATTCTGAGCGGGGCGCCGGGGTGGAGCTCCTGCTCACACGGTTGTTGCAGGGACGGTGCCGGTTAATTGGGCTGTCGGCGGTCATCGGCGGTGCGGAGAAGCTGGCGCAGTGGATGGGGGCGGACTTGCTTCAATCGGACCAGCGCCCCGTGGAGTTGCGCTACGGCGTGCTCCATGAGGGGCGCTTTCGCTACAGGACCTACAACAGGCCGGGTGAAGGCGTTGAGGAGCTGGTGGACGCGTGCAGCGAATCCGCGGAGGAGGCGCTGCTCCTGAATGTGGAGACCTTTGCCAGGCGGGGCGAGAGCTCCATCGTCTTTGTGCGCGCGAAGCACGACTCCCGGCGGGGCGCGGATCGCATCGCGGCGCAGGTGGACCTGCCGCCGGCAGTGAAGGCCGTCGCGGCGCTCGAACTGCTGGAGCCCACGCGCTCGCGGGATGGCCTCATCGCGGTGCTGGAGCACGGCGTGGCTTTTCACAACTCCGATCTGTCGCCGGACGAGCGACACGTAGTGGAGGAGGCCTTTAGGAATGGGGAGGCCCTCATCATGGTGTCCACCAGCACCCTCGCTGTCGGGTTGAACCTTCCCGCGCGCAATGTTTTCGTCACCACCGAAAAATGGTGCTACGACGAGCGGCTGGGCATGCCCTGGAAAACACCCGTGCTCCACATGGAATATGAAAACATGGGCGGGCGCGCGGGCCGTTTCGGCGCGGGACACGAGTTCGGCCGCTCGATTCTCGTGGCCTCCTCCCCCTTCGAGCAAGAGGCCTGCTGGCGCAAATATGTGGAGGGTGAGCGAGAGGTTATCGATCCACAGCTCGCACGATCTCCACTGGAGGATCATGTGCTGCGCCTCGTGGCTTCGCGCCATTGCCGCTCGGTTTGTGAACTCGTTGGCTTGCTGGAGCGCACCCTGTCGGGTCGCTGGGTGTGGGCCGAGACTTGTCCGCTGGAGGAAGTGGCGGGGCGGGTCCGCGCGGCGCTGCACCGCTGTGTGGAAGCGGGGATGGTCGCCGACCTCAGCGCGGATGACGACGCGCTCCTTCAAGCGACGCCCCTCGGCCTGGCCGTGGCGAGCAAGGGCATCTCCCTGGCCACGGCGCGGGAAATTCACGCGTGGATCGCCGCTTCGTCCTCGCGCTCCTGGTGCGAGGCGGATGTGCTGCTGGCGTTGGCGAGCACGCCCGATGGACGTCAGGCCCAGGTGATGCTTACGACCCGGGAGTATGACGAGGCGGACTACTCCGCCAAGCTCAAGGCGCTGACCTGGGACGAGCCGAGCGATGCGGATGTGCCCCTGAACCGCATCCGCGCTTCGCGGCTCCAGCCCTTTTTCGAAGAGGTGCGGGCTATCAAAGTGACCCTCTTTCTGATGGACTGGTTGGCGGAGGCACCCGTGTGCACCATTGAAGAGCGCTACAACACGATGGCGGGGCAGATTCTTGCGGCTGCGGCGCAACTGAGCTGGCTTCTGGACGCAACCGACGCCATGACAATGGCATTGGGGCTGGAAATGGGTTCGACGTCGCGATTGGGAATCCTCGCACGGCGCGTGGCCCTCGGACTGAGCCCCGGGCGAGCGGATCTGGCCGTGGCGACTGGGCTGAGCCGGAGCGAATGCCTTAATCTTGCGGACGCGGGGCTGGATGAGGCCGATGCGGTCCTGGAGACCTCCGACGCGGTCTTGCAGCGCCTCGTGCCGCGGGAGCACGTGGCCGCGTTGCGCGCGTGGGCCGCCGCCAATCGGACCGCGGGCACCGCCCCCGTGTTCTCGGAACTCCTCGCCGGAGACGGGCCCATCCTTGTGGTGGATGAGCGTCGGCCCAACGAGGTCCGGCTCGAAGGGCGGGCCATCCCCCTTCAGAAGAAGCAATTCCAGTTGCTTCGTCTGCTCGCGGAGAGCCCCGGGGATTGCGTGCCCTACGAGACAATCTACACCGAACTCTGGGGGGAGACGATCGTGGAGCAGAACCAGATTCACTACCAGAAGCGAACCTTGCTGCAACGGGTTCGGGAGCATTGTCCGGATTGGGAGGACCGCCTCATTGAGACAAGGAACAAGTGCGGCTTTGTGCTGGCGCTGGAGCCGGAAGCGGTGCGCCACGTGCGGCGGGAGGCGGCGGTGGGGGTGTAG
- a CDS encoding DUF456 domain-containing protein, whose protein sequence is MGGFIDGVVGLMDNALVATGWSLFGLAIIAGLGLDLVGLFGNWIILAAVALAWVATGFDNFGIVGLGCMAGFAVLGEVLETALAGYGARKFGGSKGSMVAALVGCLLGTIPGTAVLPIIGTLIGACLGAFVGAALYEYIKLEKKAGEALWTGLGAAIGKVGGVFAKLFCGMAMLIIAYFTYS, encoded by the coding sequence ATGGGTGGCTTTATTGACGGTGTGGTGGGGTTGATGGACAACGCGCTGGTGGCGACGGGGTGGAGCCTCTTCGGCCTGGCCATCATCGCCGGGTTGGGCCTTGATCTGGTCGGGCTCTTCGGCAACTGGATTATTCTGGCCGCGGTGGCTCTCGCCTGGGTGGCCACAGGCTTTGATAACTTCGGCATCGTGGGGCTGGGCTGCATGGCCGGTTTTGCCGTCCTCGGCGAGGTACTGGAAACCGCCCTCGCGGGCTACGGAGCCCGAAAGTTTGGCGGGAGCAAGGGCAGCATGGTGGCGGCGCTCGTGGGCTGTCTGCTCGGCACCATACCCGGCACGGCCGTGCTCCCCATCATCGGCACCCTCATCGGCGCATGCCTCGGAGCGTTTGTGGGCGCGGCCCTCTATGAGTACATCAAACTGGAAAAAAAAGCCGGCGAGGCCCTGTGGACCGGCCTGGGCGCCGCCATCGGCAAGGTGGGCGGCGTTTTCGCCAAGCTCTTCTGCGGCATGGCCATGCTGATTATTGCGTATTTCACCTATAGCTGA